Proteins encoded within one genomic window of Fusarium musae strain F31 chromosome 4, whole genome shotgun sequence:
- a CDS encoding hypothetical protein (EggNog:ENOG41), with protein sequence MSIAQLSQLLPLPDEELKQVLGYASTLSTTEAAEHFGNLLGDSPQAIEFISSFNARRQTSAPGTSPYSNAAAPPEPQSQNIDAVPKTKRQPKKKKANIHTPQARQVNDYAAPAGTTYSKKDLSLDYIPQRSSAPSSNNASRSNTPKPDPKPAAKPPPKQHASAGYLIGEGPSKPKPKSTPVSRSSTPKPAPSTKISIAGGMPMAGASTAISDLDAAIRALEISTNPTLENSKSRKCNCVATRHPLQGAAPNCLSCGKVICMKEGLGPCTFCGSPLLTPDDVQAMVRELKEERGRERMAANRDANRRADVAKTPAPFTQPRGNDGASLSDAEAKARAHRDKLLNFQAQNARRTTVRDEAADFDVGGALTGTGSMWATPEERARELKRQQKVLREMEWNARPDYEKRKQVVSIDVVGGKVVRKMAAVERPVTPESDEDPVDNGVLAETSANKKSGRGGGAFSGNPLLGALIKPVFDAKGKGAEVEGRESRKKKGWQRVQHDLNNNEEVILDGGVQGHDRSDEPACG encoded by the coding sequence ATGTCGATCGCACAGCTGTCGCAGCTGTTACCGCTTCCCGACGAGGAGCTTAAGCAAGTACTAGGTTATGCCTCGACTCTCTCCACAACAGAGGCTGCAGAGCATTTTGGAAACCTCCTAGGAGACTCTCCACAGGCCATCGAGTTTATATCGTCGTTTAACGCCCGACGGCAAACTTCAGCGCCCGGGACCTCACCGTACTCCAATGCCGCTGCACCGCCAGAACCCCAATCACAGAATATCGACGCCGTACCCAAGACGAAACGGCAaccaaaaaagaagaaggcaaatATTCACACACCGCAGGCAAGACAAGTCAACGACTATGCTGCACCTGCGGGTACAACTTACAGTAAAAAGGATCTGAGCCTTGACTACATCCCTCAGCGCTCGAGCGcacccagcagcaacaatgcATCCCGATCGAACACTCCGAAACCAGACCCTAAGCCTGCCGCAAAGCCTCCACCTAAGCAGCATGCCTCAGCTGGTTATTTGATAGGGGAAGGACCATCGAAACCTAAGCCTAAATCTACGCCTGTATCACGGAGTTCTACGCCAAAGCCAGCTCCGAGCACAAAGATATCTATAGCTGGAGGCATGCCGATGGCTGGAGCTTCGACTGCCATTTCTGATCTCGACGCTGCTATCAGGGCGCTGGAAATCTCAACAAATCCTACACTGGAGAATTCCAAGTCTAGGAAGTGCAATTGTGTCGCTACACGGCACCCGCTTCAAGGCGCTGCGCCAAATTGTCTCTCATGCGGCAAGGTGATATGCATGAAGGAAGGTCTTGGACCTTGCACATTCTGCGGCAGCCCTTTGTTGACGCCAGATGATGTCCAAGCCATGGTCCGGGAGCTCAAGGAAGAGCGAGGCCGCGAGCGAATGGCAGCTAACCGAGACGCCAACCGTCGTGCTGACGTTGCCAAGACCCCAGCGCCGTTTACTCAACCACGCGGCAACGACGGCGCTTCACTAAGCGACGCTGAAGCCAAGGCTCGTGCGCATCGcgacaagcttctcaatTTCCAAGCACAAAATGCCAGGCGAACGACAGTCCGCGATGAGGCTGCTGATTTTGATGTTGGTGGAGCGCTTACAGGAACAGGCAGCATGTGGGCAACTCCTGAGGAGAGAGCAAGAGAATTGAAACGCCAGCAGAAAGTGCTTCGAGAAATGGAGTGGAACGCGCGGCCAGACTACGAGAAGCGAAAGCAAGTTGTGAGCATTGACGTGGTTGGCGGCAAGGTTGTTCGCAAGATGGCAGCAGTCGAAAGGCCTGTGACTCCTGAGTCCGACGAGGACCCTGTCGACAATGGCGTACTTGCAGAGACATCGGCGAACAAGAAAAGTGGAAGAGGCGGCGGAGCCTTCAGCGGCAATCCTCTACTGGGAGCGTTGATCAAGCCTGTGTTTGATGCAAAGGGCAAGGGTGCGGAGGTTGAGGGAAGAGAgtcgagaaagaagaagggatggCAGAGGGTTCAGCATGATCTGAATAACAACGAGGAAGTGATTTTGGATGGAGGGGTTCAAGGGCATGATAGAAGTGATGAGCCAGCTTGTGGATGA
- the MIA40 gene encoding Oxidoreductase (BUSCO:EOG092651BA), translating to MYRTTMRSASRPVIASLRSNTIRAAPRRFNSTATPADKSRSWKSSVARLGLAFGAVYYYNTSPIFADEAISKTVPAPAAFSDDDLPTVDSVLEEKRKQIKAKSEKPAESSKPSDPQQSNTQAAAADGSPAALEEEADQQGAFNPETGEINWDCPCLGGMAHGPCGEEFKTAFSCFVYSTEEPKGMDCIEKFQGMQECFKKYPEIYGAELADDEEGAPTPDFGDEQPAPDARKAPAADKAAATDFKSLPEDSSAAAEPDQQVPPRATSSEAEKNTLVNGSRKVQDVATPIEKPHNPELWQDMHKSEVPVKEVFVEPSQAHDATAANAEIKIIEQEREAKKEAEKKQ from the exons ATGTATCGTACCACTATGCGATCGGCCTCGAGGCCTGTAATTGCCAGCCTGCGCTCGAACACGATCCGCGCAGCCCCTCGACGATTTAACTCGACAGCTACTCCCGCCGACAAGTCCCGATCTTGGAAGAGCTCTGTGGCACGATTGGGTCTGGCCTTCGGTGCTGTTTATTACTACAACACAAGTCCCATCTTTGCTGATGAGGCTATCT CAAAAACGGTTCCCGCACCTGCTGCCTTCTCCGACGATGACCTCCCCACTGTCGACTCCGTCCTCGAGGAGAAGCGCAAacagatcaaggccaagagcgAGAAGCCCGCCGAGTCATCAAAGCCCTCCGACCCTCAACAGTCTAATACTCAAGCCGCTGCCGCCGATGGATCGCCTGCTGCCTTAGAAGAGGAGGCCGACCAGCAAGGCGCTTTCAACCCCGAGACTGGAGAGATCAACTGGGACTGCCCTTGCTTGGGTGGTATGGCTCACGGTCCCTGCGGTGAGGAGTTCAAGACTGCGTTCAGCTGCTTTGTGTACTCGACCGAGGAGCCCAAGGGTATGGACTGTATCGAGAAGTTCCA GGGTATGCAAGAGTGCTTCAAGAAATACCCAGAAATCTACGGCGCTGAGCTcgccgatgacgaggagggtgCTCCCACTCCCGATTTTGGCGATGAGCAGCCCGCTCCAGACGCTCGCAAGGCGCCTGCTGCCGACAAGGCCGCCGCTACCGATTTCAAATCCCTGCCTGAAGATTCCTCTGCCGCAGCCGAGCCCGATCAACAAGTCCCTCCCCGAGCAACTTCCAGCGAAGCCGAGAAGAATACCCTTGTTAACGGATCCCGAAAGGTTCAGGATGTCGCTACCCCCATAGAGAAGCCACACAACCCAGAGTTGTGGCAGGATATGCACAAGTCCGAGGTTCCTGTGAAGGAAGTCTTCGTTGAGCCTTCGCAAGCGCATGATGCTACCGCTGCCAACGCTGAGATCAAGATTATTGAGCAGGAGAgggaagccaagaaggaggctgagaagaagcagtaa
- a CDS encoding hypothetical protein (EggNog:ENOG41), with protein MDYSLENHKAFIGKHVSELPTPSLVVNLPVLKTNVETLHRDVEKLGIGFRPHVKTLKSLEVTRLMMADGKYRGIIASTIPEIQGALPLVKEGILESCLYGLPVYPGMLPRLVELRKSLRIMLMVDNEQQVKFLEESPSSKQPWDVFIKLDVGSRRAGVEANSAALNRLVERAQKSSAISIYGFYCHAGHSYGGRSRDEAEKTLNIEVSSVLAAAKLLPSDHQLVISVGSTPTAHVVESLKASMPDNIKLELHAGNFPCNDLQQVSTGLVTETQQSVSVAAEVCSVYPERNEALVNAGVIALSREASAFSGFGRVVGSPAWGVVRLSQEHGILGTSEGRKVDEDYKVGQKVQLWCNHACIAAAAFYVYYVVDEQGMRICAQHQITDSIAVSYADVAASGPKQSPEEAAAPQPPQVITDESASTASLVDVDMPSVHTVPNDFLEQEIKTEIQAARVEREEEAREEKRKRDEAAAKAKKADNWLIQQFSRLSDGSATGLVIANFATVVGLGAYLGYKGWGLYEKGKLDWKAVTLGAGILAGVTAAEGAVGRYLYKGKKGGN; from the exons ATGGATTACTCACTGGAGAATCATAAAGCTTTCATCGGAAAGCACGTCTCAGAGCTTCCTACACCGTCACTAGTTGTCAATCTGCCTGTTCTCAAGACGAATGTTGAGACTTTACACCgcgatgttgagaagctcggcATTGGCTTTAGACCTCATGTCAAGACATTGAAG TCTCTTGAGGTGACCcggttgatgatggctgatggGAAATACAGGGGAATCATTGCCTCCACCATTCCCGAGATCCAAGGTGCTCTACCCCTGGTGAAGGAGGGCATCTTGGAATCG TGTCTGTACGGGCTTCCTGTCTATCCTGGTATGCTGCCTAGGTTGGTTGAGTTGCGAAAATCACTACGTATCATGCTCATGGTCGACAATGAGCAACAGGTCAAGTTTCTCGAAGAGTCACCTTCAAGCAAGCAGCCCTGGGATGTTTTtatcaagcttgatgttggGTCGCGCCGAGCAGGCGTTGAAGCTAACAGCGCTGCATTGAACCGCTTGGTAGAGCGCGCGCAGAAGTCGTCTGCCATTAGTATCTACGGATTCTACTGTCACGCGGGTCATTCGTATGGAGGTCGATCGCGAGACGAGGCCGAGAAAACGCTCAACATAGAGGTGTCGAGCGTCTTAGCCGCAGCTAAGCTTCTGCCCTCTGATCACCAGCTTGTCATCTCCGTCGGCAGTACACCAACAGCGCATGTCGTCGAAAGCCTCAAGGCATCAATGCCAGATAACATCAAGCTGGAGCTCCACGCAGGCAACTTCCCCTGCAACGATCTCCAGCAAGTGTCAACTGGTCTTGTGACAGAGACGCAACAATCCGTGTCTGTAGCGGCTGAAGTATGCAGTGTATACCCGGAGAGGAACGAAGCGCTCGTCAACGCAGGAGTAATCGCGCTGTCGCGTGAGGCCAGCGCCTTTAGCGGATTCGGCCGAGTGGTGGGCAGTCCGGCGTGGGGTGTGGTCCGATTGTCGCAGGAGCATGGGATCCTGGGGACGAGCGAGGGACGAAAGGTTGACGAGGACTACAAGGTCGGACAAAAGGTTCAGCTGTGGTGCAATCACGCTTGTATAGCTGCGGCTGCGTTTTACGTGTAttatgttgttgatgagcaggGCATG CGTATTTGTGCCCAACATCAGATCACTGACTCTATCGCAGTGTCTTACGCCGACGTTGCTGCCAGTGGCCCCAAGCAGAGCCCTGAGGAG GCTGCTGcccctcaacctcctcaggTCATCACTGACGAGTCCGCCTCCACCGCCTCTTTGGTCGATGTTGATATGCCTAGCGTGCACACTGTCCCTAACGACTTCCTTGAGCAGGAGATCAAGACAGAGATCCAGGCTGCTCGCGTAGAACGGGAAGAGGAGGCCCGcgaggagaagcgaaagCGTGACGAGGCTGCCGCtaaggccaagaaggccgacAACTGGCTCATCCAACAATTCTCTCGCCTGTCGGACGGAAGTGCTACTGGCCTCGTTATTGCCAACTTCGCTACTGTTGTCGGTCTGGGCGCATACCTTGGCTACAAGGGCTGGGGCCTCTATGAGAAGGGCAAGCTTGACTGGAAGGCCGTCACTCTCGGTGCTGGTATCCTCGCTGGTGTGACAGCTGCCGAGGGTGCTGTTGGACGATATCTgtacaagggcaagaagggcgGCAACTAG
- a CDS encoding hypothetical protein (EggNog:ENOG41), with amino-acid sequence MSAPKQDDDHIGDSESTHTRVSDQDPEKQTNTETETPDAPYSSFSLWQKRLIVLAAASTALFSPMTAQIYFPALPAIANDLGVTTSQINLTVTTYMIFQGITPMFIGSLADSGGRRPAYLVCFTIYIAANIGLALAPSYGALLGLRCLQSAGSASTVALCFAVVADVVTSAERGQYIGLTAVPSVLGPSLGPIIGGVLAEFLGWRSIFWFLAIFAGVAIALLALFYPETCREIVGDGSIKAPLMYRSVWQILASRRKRSESEKNGLSRQGSRASTVKKFKFKFPNVLDSILMLFEKETGFLLGFSSICFAGFYCIATAMPTLFKEIYGYNELEIGLTFLPLAAGSVIAAFIVGSLTNRNFKRHCEKQGIPYERSKQQDLSGFPIERARLEIGFPLLMLAAATLVCWGWAVHARAHIAVPCVLSGILGVGVVGCNNTVNSLLIDIHPRKAGTASAANNLTRCLVGAGASAAIVPMIDAMGTGWAFTLVGGLYVLGCPILITVMVRGVKWREELRVKEEKKQKAKEVQE; translated from the coding sequence ATGAGTGCACCGAAGCAAGACGACGACCATATTGGCGATAGCGAGAGTACTCACACTCGTGTATCAGACCAGGATCCCGAAAAACAAACCAATACGGAAACTGAAACCCCAGATGCTCCTTATTCAAGCTTCTCACTATGGCAGAAGCGGCTCATTGTTCTGGCTGCCGCTTCAACAGCCCTCTTTTCACCAATGACAGCCCAGATATACTTCCCTGCCCTGCCAGCTATAGCCAACGACTTGGGCGTGACCACATCCCAGATCAACCTTACTGTCACGACTTACATGATCTTCCAGGGTATAACACCCATGTTCATTGGCTCACTAGCTGACAGTGGTGGACGAAGACCTGCATACCTGGTATGCTTTACCATTTACATAGCAGCCAACATTGGTCTCGCCCTGGCTCCTAGCTATGGTGCTCTGCTGGGTCTTCGTTGTCTTCAATCCGCTGGCTCTGCTAGCACTGTTGCGTTATGCTTCGCTGTTGTGGCTGATGTTGTCACCTCAGCCGAAAGAGGTCAGTACATCGGTCTGACAGCTGTTCCATCAGTGCTGGGTCCATCATTGGGTCCAATTATAGGTGGCGTGCTCGCCGAGTTTCTAGGCTGGAGGTCAATTTTCTGGtttctcgccatcttcgCCGGTGTAGCCATTGCTCTTCTCGCTTTGTTCTACCCAGAAACATGCCGTGAGATTGTCGGTGATGGCAGTATCAAAGCGCCTTTGATGTACCGTTCAGTATGGCAGATTCTTGCATCCCGACGGAAGCGTTCTGAGTCAGAGAAGAACGGTTTGAGTCGGCAAGGCTCAAGAGCCTCGACCGTCAAGAAGTTCAAATTCAAGTTCCCCAATGTCCTCGACTCGATTTTGATGTTGTTTGAGAAAGAAACTGGTTTCCTTCTCGGCTTCAGCAGTATCTGCTTCGCTGGCTTCTACTGCATAGCAACCGCCATGCCCACTCTATTCAAGGAGATATATGGCTACAACGAACTTGAGATCGGACTGACCTTTCTCCCTCTGGCAGCTGGATCAGTCATTGCAGCGTTCATCGTGGGTAGTCTTACAAATCGCAACTTCAAGCGACATTGCGAGAAGCAGGGCATACCATACGAGCGAAGTAAGCAGCAAGACCTATCCGGCTTTCCAATTGAGCGTGCTCGTCTGGAAATCGGCTTCCCTCTCCTAATGCTCGCGGCTGCTACGCTCGTCTGTTGGGGATGGGCCGTTCACGCCCGGGCTCATATTGCTGTCCCGTGTGTGCTGAGTGGAATCTTGGGCGTAGGAGTCGTTGGCTGTAATAATACAGTCAATTCGCTGCTGATTGACATCCATCCCAGGAAGGCTGGCACGGCGAGCGCTGCGAATAACCTTACGCGCTGTCTAGTAGGAGCGGGAGCCAGTGCAGCAATTGTGCCAATGATTGATGCTATGGGTACTGGCTGGGCTTTCACCCTAGTTGGAGGACTCTATGTCCTTGGGTGTCCTATTTTGATCACTGTCATGGTTCGTGGAGTCAAATGGCGCGAGGAGTTGAGAgtgaaagaagagaagaaacaaaAGGCCAAGGAAGTCCAAGAGTGA
- the MDH1 gene encoding Malate dehydrogenase, cytoplasmic, with the protein MFAASRIQRRAFSATARDLSKVTVLGAAGGIGQPLSLLLKMNPRVTDLALYDIRGGPGVAADISHVNTKSTVKGYEPNAAGLKEALSGAEVVLIPAGVPRKPGMTRDDLFNTNASIVRDLAKAAAQAAPKAKLLIISNPVNSTVPIVKEVFKAEGVYNPKTLFGVTTLDVVRASRFVSEIKGTDPKDENITVVGGHSGVTIVPLFSQSNHPDLSSNAELVKRVQFGGDEVVKAKDGAGSATLSMAMAGARMADSILRAVQGEKGVIEPSFVESPLYKDQGIEFFSSKVELGPEGVEKIHPLGKLDANEEKLVDAALVDLKKNIEKGVAFVASNPPK; encoded by the exons ATGTTCGCCGCATCCCGTATCCAGCGCCGTGCTTTCTCGGCCACCGCCCGTGAC CTCTCCAAGGTCACCGTTCTCGGTGCTGCCGGTGGCATTGGCcagcctctctctcttctcctcaagatgAACCCCCGCGTCACTGACCTCGCTCTCTACGATATCCGTGGCGGACCCG GTGTTGCTGCTGACATCTCCCACGTCAACACCAAGTCCACCGTCAAAGGCTACGAGCCCAACGCTGCCGGCCTCAAGGAGGCTCTCTCCGGTGCCGAGGTTGTCCTCATTCCCGCTGGTGTTCCCCGCAAGCCCGGTATGACCCGTGAcgatctcttcaacaccaacgccTCCATCGTCCGCGACCTCGCCAAGGCCGCCGCTCAGGCTGctcccaaggccaagctccTGATCATCTCCAACCCCGTCAACTCTACTGTCCCCATCGTCAAGGAGGTTTTCAAGGCCGAGGGTGTCTACAACCCCAAGACCCTCTTCGGTGTTACCACCCTCGATGTTGTCCGTGCCTCCCGATTCGTTTCCGAGATCAAGGGCACCGACCCCAAGGACGAGAACATCACCGTTGTCGGAGGCCACTCCGGTGTCACCATCgtccctctcttctctcagtCCAACCACCCCGACCTCTCTTCCAACGCTGAGCTCGTCAAGCGTGTCCAATtcggtggtgatgaggttgtcaaggccaaggatggtGCTGGCTCTGCCACTCtttccatggccatggctggtGCCCGCATGGCTGACTCCATCCTCCGCGCTGTCCAGGGCGAGAAGGGTGTCATTGAGCCCTCTTTCGTCGAGTCCCCTCTCTACAAGGACCAGGGTATCGAGTTCTTCAGCTCCAAGGTTGAGCTCGGCCCCGagggtgttgagaagattcACCCTCTCGGCAAGCTCGATGCcaacgaggagaagctcgTTGACGCTGCTCTCGTCgacctcaagaagaacatcgaGAAGGGCGTTGCCTTCGTTGCCTCCAACCCTCCCAAATAA
- a CDS encoding hypothetical protein (CAZy:CE10~MEROPS:MER0034548), producing the protein MPVQYDTEFAEALALIKSGRPPAPPETALEMRHNNHALFLKVFLKPPSPDIVEQTDYTVESYDGVGILLRRYATPKVLRAKEPQPAILVIHGGGFVSGTVEICGGTNAAMALEIERPVFAVDYRLAPEHPYPTAVEDSFASLKYLIDHAKELNIDPSRICVKGNSAGGGIAVGTVLMARDRELDPPVAKLMAIYPELDDRTCHPPDTEFLKLATWTAQHNQLAWKAYVGEDKAGKPDADVSPYAAPARAQNYKGLPSTYVDVGTLDLFRDEDLEFVKRLLENNVEVEFHLWPGVPHVFEFLAPGTRWHQRAKEAQNDALRRV; encoded by the coding sequence ATGCCTGTTCAATATGATACTGAATTCGCTGAGGCGCTGGCCCTTATCAAATCCGGCCGCCCTCCAGCCCCCCCTGAGACAGCCCTCGAAATGCGTCACAACAACCACGCTCTGTTTCTAAAAGTGTTTCTCAAGCCACCCTCTCCTGATATCGTTGAACAGACAGACTATACGGTTGAGAGCTATGATGGCGTAGGGATACTCCTTCGCCGGTATGCAACACCAAAGGTCCTGAGAGCGAAAGAACCACAACCCGCAATTCTTGTGATTCATGGCGGTGGCTTTGTTTCGGGCACTGTGGAAATATGCGGAGGAACCAATGCCGCTATGGCGCTCGAAATTGAAAGACCAGTGTTCGCGGTTGACTATCGCCTTGCACCTGAGCATCCCTATCCTACAGCTGTGGAGGATAGCTTTGCGAGTCTCAAGTACCTTATAGATCACGCAAAAGAGCTAAATATCGACCCATCCCGGATATGCGTCAAAGGGAATAGTGCCGGCGGAGGCATAGCTGTCGGAACTGTACTCATGGCTAGGGATAGGGAGCTCGATCCACCGGTTGCAAAGCTAATGGCCATATACCCTGAACTGGACGACAGGACCTGCCATCCTCCTGATACCGAGTTTCTGAAACTCGCTACTTGGACCGCACAACACAATCAGCTCGCATGGAAGGCTTATGTTGGCGAAGATAAGGCTGGGAAGCCAGACGCAGATGTTTCACCATATGCAGCACCAGCGAGGGCTCAGAACTACAAGGGGCTCCCATCTACATACGTGGACGTTGGAACTCTCGACTTATTCAGGGATGAAGATCTAGAGTTTGTGAAAAGACTGTTGGAAAACAATGTCGAGGTCGAGTTTCACCTCTGGCCTGGAGTGCCGCACGTATTTGAGTTCCTTGCGCCTGGTACAAGATGGCATCAGCGTGCTAAAGAAGCACAAAACGACGCCTTAAGAAGGGTTTGA
- a CDS encoding hypothetical protein (MEROPS:MER0004146~EggNog:ENOG41), whose protein sequence is MVKPIVTENALIKGSRVAYGVYGTGNPVVLIHGTPSSSLIWRNIVPKLVDGGYKVHVFDLLGFGLSERPWDSAVDTSMTGQVAILEGLLDLWGLEKTHIIAHDIGGGIAQRFSVFSPERVLSLTLIDVVSFDSYPSKRTKQQMRNGLEALIKTDSDQHRAHFREWLLSAVKNPDKLEKSSLNTYLDYISGPIGQPSLFEHQVRHYDPKHTLEVAPRLGELKKLPVQLIWGADDAWQVVDWAYKLHDAVPGSELIIVEDAGHFSPEDQPEKISELLISFLGKH, encoded by the coding sequence ATGGTGAAACCAATCGTCACAGAGAACGCCCTGATCAAGGGAAGCCGTGTCGCTTATGGTGTTTACGGCACTGGAAACCCAGTCGTCCTTATCCATGGAACACCGTCCTCATCCCTCATTTGGCGCAACATTGTACCAAAGCTCGTCGATGGTGGCTACAAGGTCCACGTctttgaccttcttggcttcggcCTTTCTGAACGCCCATGGGACTCGGCTGTCGACACTTCAATGACAGGCCAAGTCGCAATTTTAGAGGGCCTTTTGGACCTTTGGGGTTTAGAGAAGACTCATATCATTGCCCATGATATCGGGGGTGGTATCGCACAGCGCTTCTCTGTGTTCTCACCCGAAAGAGTTTTATCTCTAACTCTTATCGACGTCGTAAGCTTCGATAGCTACCCCTCAAAGCGGACCAAACAGCAAATGCGGAATGGCCTTGAAGCACTGATCAAGACAGACAGTGACCAACACCGAGCACACTTCAGAGAATGGCTGTTGTCCGCCGTCAAGAATCCcgacaagcttgagaagtcAAGTCTCAATACATATCTGGACTATATCTCGGGTCCCATTGGTCAACCGAGTCTGTTTGAGCATCAAGTTCGACACTATGATCCGAAGCACACGTTAGAAGTGGCGCCTCGTCTTGGTGAACTCAAGAAACTACCTGTGCAGTTAATCTGGGGTGCCGATGATGCCTGGCAGGTGGTTGATTGGGCTTACAAGCTTCACGATGCTGTTCCTGGGTCAGAACTGATAATTGTGGAGGACGCTGGCCATTTCTCTCCTGAGGATCAACCAGAGAAGATATCAGAGCTTCTTATTAGCTTTCTAGGGAAACACTGA